One segment of Anastrepha obliqua isolate idAnaObli1 chromosome 3, idAnaObli1_1.0, whole genome shotgun sequence DNA contains the following:
- the LOC129240968 gene encoding mucin-5AC, translating to MARAVLCMAIACILLQCALAQKVDKENRRLILQIKDQKTTNQQYYSSNFDTRNGNYEGFDGRYKGIREGQYIPDNSGKYVHVEGPTGPPAPPYVHIEGPQGGYGGNGGAGGVGGRGDGGGVGPGGPGGPKGPGGPKGPGGPKGPPGPPGPPGPPGPFGPTGPGPKGPGGPPGPPGPPGPTRPGPGGPPGPPGPPGPTRPGPPGPPGPTRPGPPGPPGPTRPGPPGPPGPDRPGPPGPQPPYKPLRPGPPTNPRESNKNTPGYLPPVSKTGKITLPFKSSSLVVEGEIPPKTTHTTTNTQTSFVPNYGNNNDYAQKKVTTTTTTTTTHTTNTNTNTNTQFNNNIKTPLTNIPPSSPPSPPKTFTTTTTTTNTNTNTNSNNNVPVNPPTSYQQNNKYIPPNRGPITNTFQRQDVSIEKEQPYKTITTTTTNTNTGNKYGHNFDTNTKVTTTNTNKNTYTNTDLHTGQKTTATVGGGGGGSSTTSQTPGYQTGQKTTTTTFGQTPGFYNGQKVNEKVITTQVPGYPIGQKVVEKVTTTTTVDNNFGKVPGYQTGQRVVEKVTTTTNEGYTPSKPAQPTSGQRYPTNYETSRQPEKNVVTHTNTNYQTPRPSYPPTELNNERLCSCEADRTHSSKQQTTTVGSFQSTTSSFGKPASNSNQYNQQQFTTSAGQASFGGITNSMSLLQQLPVFPQAPGYAASYAPDKIPKGAVIAFMPVIILPQSAYEQCDNNAIHTNGNYQQNVDPFPLGVQPAPIPFSFSQITGGARKDQCMCPCSCTQNIPDKLHRKRDVDANEGLNATAIIDNDKETVSLQATEAEETDAINAIGQDEQSKPIAAENKKTETDVKGESNNVGGVETLTTNTTPAVVEAAEPPATVGKTTTTSNEDAKIEKNENIETPSETVVEVEKRD from the exons GCCATCGCTTGCATATTATTGCAATGCGCTCTCGCTCAAAAGGTAGATAAGGAGAACCGCCGCCttattctgcaaatcaaagaccAAAAAACGACCAATCAACAATACTATTCGTCAAATTTCGATACCA GAAATGGTAATTATGAAGGTTTTGATGGTCGTTATAAAG GTATTAGAGAAGGTCAATATATCCCCGATAATTCGGGCAAATATGTTCATGTTGAAGGTCCCACTGGTCCACCAGCACCACCATATGTACACATAGAGGGACCCCAGGGAGGTTATGGAGGCAACGGCGGAGCTGGCGGTGTCGGCGGTAGAGGCGACGGCGGCGGTGTCGGACCAGGCGGCCCAGGCGGACCTAAGGGACCTGGCGGTCCAAAAGGACCCGGCGGCCCAAAGGGTCCACCCGGGCCCCCTGGTCCACCAGGACCACCAG gACCATTCGGCCCAACTGGACCCGGACCTAAGGGCCCAGGCGGCCCACCTGGACCCCCAGGCCCACCAGGACCAACTCGTCCAGGCCCAGGCGGCCCCCCTGGCCCACCAGGACCACCCGGACCAACTCGACCAGGCCCACCCGGCCCACCAGGTCCAACTCGCCCTGGACCACCAGGACCACCCGGCCCAACTCGTCCCGGACCACCAGGACCACCAGGACCAGATCGTCCAGGTCCACCCGGACCTCAGCCACCATACAAACCATTGAGACCAGGACCACCTACAAATCCAAGAGAATCAAATAAGAATACACCCGGCTATTTGCCACCCGTCTCAAAAACTGGTAAAATTACGCTACCTTTTAAATCATCATCATTAGTTGTGGAAGGTGAAATACCGCCGAAAACCACACATACCACTACCAATACACAAACATCTTTCGTGCCAAATTATGGTAATAATAATGATTATGCACAAAAGAAGGTCACcacaaccaccaccaccaccactacccACACAACCAACACCAATACTAATACTAACACTcagtttaataataatattaaaactcCACTAACCAATATTCCTCCTTCTTCTCCTCCATCTCCCCCCAAAACCTTCACCACCACCACAACTACGACCAACACGAATACCAATACGAACTCGAATAACAATGTACCGGTTAATCCGCCGACGTCTtatcaacaaaacaacaaatatataCCACCAAATCGTGGACCTATTACGAATACATTCCAACGACAGGACGTCTCCATTGAGAAGGAGCAACCGTACAAGACAATAACCACAACtactacaaatacaaataccgGTAATAAATATGGACACAATTTCGACACAAATACAAAAGTAACGACTACAAATACCAATAAGAACACATACACGAACACAGACCTGCATACGGGACAGAAAACCACTGCAACCGTTGGAGGCGGTGGAGGCGGCTCAAGTACTACCAGTCAAACTCCTGGTTACCAAACAGGCCAAAAGACAACGACAACTACATTTGGACAAACTCCCGGTTTTTATAATGGCCAGAAGGTTAACGAAAAAGTTATCACAACGCAAGTTCCTGGCTATCCTATTGGGCAGAAAGTGGTAGAAAAAgtgactacaacaacaaccgtaGATAATAATTTTGGAAAAGTGCCCGGTTATCAGACTGGTCAAAGGGTTGTTGAGAAAGTCACCACAACCACTAATGAAGGTTACACACCCAGCAAGCCAGCGCAACCTACTAGCGGCCAACGTTACCCAACCAATTACGAGACAAGTCGACAACCGGAGAAAAACGTGGTAACCCACACAAACACCAACTACCAAACGCCTCGCCCATCCTATCCACCAACAGAACTGAATAACGAACGACTGTGTTCATGTGAAGCGGATAGAACGCATTCATCAAAACAACAAACTACCACAGTAGGCTCCTTCCAATCTACAACCTCTTCCTTCGGCAAACCGGCGTCGAATAGTAATCAATATAATCAACAACAATTCACAACTTCAGCCGGCCAAGCCAGTTTTGGCGGTATAACGAATTCTATGTCATTGCTCCAGCAGCTACCGGTATTCCCACAAGCGCCTGGTTATGCGGCTTCCTACGCACCGGACAAGATTCCTAAGGGTGCGGTTATAGCATTCATGCCGGTGATCATTTTGCCACAATCAGCTTATGAACAATGCGACAACAATGCGATACATACGAATGGCAATTACCAACAAAATGTTGATCCTTTCCCATTGGGTGTACAACCTGCGCCCATACCATTTAGTTTCAGTCAGATCACGGGTGGTGCACGCAAAGATCAGTGCATGTGCCCGTGCTCTTGTACACAAAACATACCGGACAAATTACATAGGAAACGTGACGTTGACGCGAACGAAGGACTGAACGCAACAGCAATTATTGATAATGACAAAGAAACCGTTTCATTGCAAGCAACAGAAGCAGAAGAGACAGACGCGATAAATGCAATAGGTCAGGATGAGCAATCGAAGCCAATTGCGGCCGAGAATAAGAAAACGGAAACGGATGTAAAGGGAGAAAGCAACAACGTTGGCGGTGTCGAGACACTAACGACGAACACGACACCAGCTGTGGTTGAGGCAGCGGAGCCGCCAGCAACAGTTGGCAAAACGACTACGACATCAAATGAAGATgccaaaattgagaaaaatgaaaatatcgaaACACCGTCAGAAACAGTAGTCGAAGTAGAAAAGAGAGACTAA